From one Babesia bovis T2Bo chromosome 3, whole genome shotgun sequence genomic stretch:
- a CDS encoding SmORF protein (Small Open Reading Frame (SmORF)): MVNVNRLPKLCVVVAFGLSATVTSTDVAKEQPKKESFVSRFFGKRDNSTTKSHEKAIPMKTKSQENTDKTDPPKYSLDWYLLPKPENRDALCYILPHDLLDALPEDCNEPIEPALEKRIRERFSRIEKKQRPTVAMQDFPQLNNDSGTSFFVMQPL, translated from the coding sequence ATGGTAAACGTTAACAGATTACCAAAACTCTGTGTGGTTGTGGCATTCGGGCTCTCTGCCACGGTCACATCTACTGATGTAGCCAAGGAGCAACCAAAGAAGGAATCGTTCGTCAGCAGattctttggtaaaagAGACAACTCTACTACTAAGTCCCATGAAAAAGCGATTCCAATGAAGACTAAAAGTCAAGAAAACACTGATAAAACTGATCCACCCAAGTACTCTCTTGACTGGTATCTATTACCGAAACCAGAAAACAGGGATGCcctatgttatattttaccaCATGATTTGCTCGATGCTCTGCCAGAggactgtaatgaaccaatagaACCTGCATTGgaaaaacgtattaggGAGCGTTTCTCCAGGATTGAGAAGAAGCAGCGGCCAACCGTCGCTATGCAAGATTTCCCGCAGCTAAATAACGACTCCGGGACTTCCTTTTTTGTAATGCAGCCATTGTAA
- a CDS encoding putative integral membrane protein yields MLVCPLLVVALGALWPLDWTHTRLDSLSPVTGHYHGSSWVMAEKVAQGDDPGEEVVVVEGTTSDEVAKNKESPKGWKEWCKDRCRDWAILGVVLVIALVAGFVVAAKSGWWAGLIAIVIVLVSITAVAIIQNWSYIKDKCISQRSGKSLKGMTAKNVD; encoded by the coding sequence ATGTTGGTCTGTCCACTCCTAGTGGTAGCCCTAGGTgccctatggccactggactggaccCATACTAGACTGGACTCACTGAGCCCAGTGACTGGACATTACCATGGTTCTAGTTGGGTCATGGCAGAGAAGGTTGCTCAAGGTGATGATCCTGGcgaggaagtagtggtagtggaggGTACTACTAGTGATGAGGTGGCAAAGAACAAGGAGAGTCCAAAGGGGTGGAAGGAGTGGTGTAAGGATAGATGTAGGGACTGGGCTATATTAGGAGTAGTACTGGTAATAGCATTAGTGGCAGGATTCGTGGTAGCAGCTAAGTCGGGTTGGTGGGCTGGTCTAATAGCAATTGTGATAGTGTTAGTGTCGATAACAGCAGTTGCTATTATACAAAACTGGAGCTACATAAAGGATAAGTGTATTTCACAACGCAGTGGAAAATCGCTGAAGGGGATGACTGCTAAAAATGTAGATTAA
- a CDS encoding putative integral membrane protein produces the protein METNTCTTIVLVLLWLYLCIQAVGSLVALIEEFDAMVLLSSITTLSTVLLGVCLWQCHKAGYLVSPMTWYHWVILALLVLLQVVAVVMVLQERIGLHLSDYLLGTSKYYIFGITGVLAVTLGILGGTLYCGWKCNLFCRPCCKSQYVCYGSAIVVVLLILTLVAAIASLIGIYGGKPLNGRAPSELSSPQYLGKMFLPCTNFYAIALIWTTILKLPYTVPEVATLMASALAVSSMVSLAVFVSTMEHTSPQSRVTPYSFLAVHLVSLVITWYCLEYKGIFHWPKENMCFGVFAITVILVALVVIVIQIAINDNELNGVEYTLLGYSLLLMIPTLWYAYRCGLLRWCLPKKKGLEATNTTENTVPDTDIATE, from the coding sequence ATGGAAACTAATACTTGTACTACTATAgtactagtactactatGGCTCTACCTATGCATCCAGGCAGTGGGCTCATTGGTGGCTTTGATAGAAGAATTCGACGCTATGGTGTTACTATCCAGCATTACTACACTATCTACTGTCTTACTCGGAGTAtgtctatggcaatgcCACAAGGCAGGGTACCTCGTATCACCAATGACCTGGTACCACTGGGTAATACTAGCATTACTAGTATTACTAcaggtagtggcagtggtaATGGTATTACAGGAGCGGATAGGTTTGCATTTAAGTGATTATTTATTAGGAACTTCgaaatattatattttcGGTATTACAGGGGTATTAGCGGTTACACTTGGTAtactaggtggtaccctATACTGTGGCTGGAAATGTAACTTATTCTGTAGACCATGTTGCAAGAGCCAATACGTATGTTATGGTAGTGCaatagtggtagtacttCTGATCCTGACATTGGTGGCAGCAATAGCCTCGCTAATTGGGATCTATGGAGGCAAACCGCTTAACGGAAGAGCGCCTAGCGAGTTATCGTCTCCTCAATACCTTGGGAAAATGTTTTTACCCTGTACAAATTTCTATGCCATAGCGTTAATCTGGACTACTATACTCAAGCTACCATATACGGTCCCGGAGGTTGCTACACTCATGGCATCAGCACTAGCTGTGTCTTCTATGGTGTCATTGGCAGTATTTGTCAGTACTATGGAGCATACGTCACCGCAATCTAGAGTTACACCCTACTCCTTCTTAGCGGTGCATCTAGTTTCCTTGGTAATTACCTGGTACTGCCTGGAGTATAAGGGGATATTCCATTGGCCCAAGGAAAACATGTGCTTCGGGGTATTTGCAATAACAGTGATACTTGTAGCACTGGTAGTGATAGTTATACAGATTGCTATCAATGACAACGAACTTAACGGTGTGGAATACACCCTTCTGGGCTACTCACTACTACTGATGATACCAACACtgtggtatgcataccgatGTGGTCTTCTTAGATGGTGCCTCCCCAAGAAGAAGGGTCTGGAGGCTACTAACACTACTGAGAACACGGTACCagacactgatatcgcaaCTGAGTAG
- a CDS encoding putative integral membrane protein, producing the protein MSSQDTVEALPWYQWMFMVVLVLGVAMAVALIVRTVLLATGYGSGYGGDGNSDPLCSTLSFMVLLCYIGLHLLGYYCQYVKTPLCRPMKALIAFGMILVVTACYVTFTLTTNYTQNADKTAYIVVAISCLQVVAFVGFVVTLIFNGCFSKDMSIKQCVFYVLGSIATLCYIGYIASLQWYYYYYAGAWHSDTANIRNNTTACFKILSSLNNVLLGCSVLSAYQVNMCCTPWSRWDVLLLVLLGSALGVLLIVIISGTNGQIGIYGYYNGNTDFYCLVVLHLVLLVATLLVCHYRMPFPGKYELWRWDLSLWDTMLVLLVLDSLVVLVVAVVQKDQTENCSALLTLHAIVCGAALGIVHFKEPLSQYWPRDRVSCGVLSLVSLVTWIGVASYHDKLLSASSTDLDAKVYCLVAYAIITFGGALYYGFRSGLVQGRCFTKKSGSSSTQLQGSDEAVSGTESIANSTEDIVTEVPLPEDNTALM; encoded by the coding sequence ATGTCTTCCCAAGACACTGTAGAGGCACTACCATGGTACCAATGGATGTTCATGGTGGTACTGGTACTTGGCGTTGCCATGGCAGTGGCGCTCATAGTACGGACGGTATTATTAGCCACGGGATATGGTAGTGGATACGGCGGTGACGGTAATTCAGATCCATTATGTAGTACCTTGTCCTTCATGGTACTCCTATGCTATATAGGACTCCACCTACTAGGGTACTACTGCCAGTATGTGAAGACGCCACTATGTAGACCCATGAAGGCGCTGATAGCCTTTGGGATGATACTTGTGGTCACTGCATGTTACGTTACCTTCACGTTGACCACGAATTATACCCAGAATGCTGACAAGACGGCCTATATCGTAGTGGCCATATCGTGCCTACAGGTAGTGGCTTTCGTAGGATTTGTGGTGACTTTGATATTCAATGGATGCTTCAGCAAGGATATGAGTATTAAGCAATGTGTATTCTACGTCCTGGGATCAATAGCCACTCTGTGCTACATTGGATATATCGCCAGTCTGCAGTGGTATTATTACTATTACGCAGGGGCGTGGCACTCGGATACAGCCAACATCAGGAACAATACTACTGCCTGTTTCAAAATACTATCGTCGCTGAACAACGTATTGCTAGGTTGCAGTGTGCTGAGTGCCTACCAGGTGAACATGTGCTGCACCCCGTGGTCCAGGTGGGATGTCCTCCTCTTAGTACTCCTGGGtagtgccctaggggtattaCTAATAGTGATAATCAGTGGTACTAATGGGCAGATTGGCATATATGGGTACTACAACGGCAACACTGATTTCTATTGCCTAGTAGTGCTCCACCTGGTACTACTAGTGGCCACTCTATTAGTATGCCACTATCGCATGCCATTTCCAGGCAAGTACGAGCTGTGGCGTTGGGATCTGTCACTGTGGGACACTATGCTAGTACTGCTGGTACTAGACTCATTAGTGGTACTGGTAGTAGCGGTAGTACAGAAGGACCAGACTGAGAATTGCTCTGCCCTCTTAACCTTACATGCCATTGTATGTGGCGCTGCACTTGGTATAGTACACTTCAAGGAACCCTTGTCACAGTATTGGCCCAGGGACCGAGTTTCTTGCGGAGTGCTCAGTTTGGTGTCGCTAGTCACGTGGATAGGAGTGGCAAGTTATCATGACAAATTATTATCTGCAAGTAGTACCGATTTAGACGCAAAAGTTTATTGCCTAGTGGCATACGCCATCATCACATTTGGTGGTGCTCTATACTATGGCTTCCGTAGTGGCCTTGTCCAGGGCAGATGCTTCACTAAGAAGAGCGGTAGTAGCTCAACACAGCTACAGGGTAGTGATGAGGCAGTATCGGGAACAGAAAGTATTGCCAATAGTACAGAAGACATAGTAACCGAAGTACCGTTACCAGAGGACAACACTGCTCTAATGTAG
- a CDS encoding variant erythrocyte surface antigen-1 alpha subunit has protein sequence MFRLAQVLSALVGWSKIEKCWGSGSSDKCKGTNGKGNQHGKNECEYLKDIEAKNKCDKCECMKWDVAKADDEKNGHHLGRGCKKCASDEEAKKACECGTGGCSAGEECKCAKEGKCCKCCCTSCDGCKENAKCSCIENGKNSLRIREHKDSYRSAYEVELVYEWNIGKEYLVWPKWSDRKTSKKRAVAARNLLGSVCLIWSGITYMYWTGKYHKSSPRWNNHILNGSGLDDGTLSQWLQALGFPKDMLNNHGPQNRLDKVIWDGIMDKLYLGFPDTGKWSAERVHGNDTDANTFRQPAGMNYAGYIHTVDRGAFCKDGTVFKNGSSSTSEENTNKCGALFKLYILSCAYFTGLQNKAPPKAENKTPKTIREILYWLSALPYSQAYKQILEHSKEVLKKVAPMVGEKKQLSFHQTGRSAPITVHEYNLFAHFQAVTQYCPLVLIGIQGGLHSATKGTKEPAIHSLYANTECRFTYPTVSIQAYNQVVHYIRALFYQLYFLRKQCAVKVALGGKWRECRYGSGVLGKDVVSWMCLGCNPMEHDRKSRVEGLKKGLETVLNGKLSELPKALKKVLQKIGDVVVQLGNAQEALEGKKKEAIGKVKVALEKAKQKLEEAKTGLDTVNGNGGLTGKLDEAKEKLGELTKSGSGLIDSVTGGEGLEKATSKGEYDPGKNKISEAINGVREALEALQKEIQALKKKEVEDDKFALDTVLDPYVSDIKLEDIIQQAISHEYTTLLNAIKKLISLCTSPKCTPCESHSTKCGQQPQSKICDKCHQQYMDGFPSPLQAFLEDRLPGFSCKEIPEDDKPEYPPAASHLGHCNGSGQCCPLPMGFRGQFHKGSTSDFTGARLYGILYFFSNENMMQSCVYTLVRVTAALSATTPQVLGDVFGFFRGGVGNNEEGMPQKGDVEKKCEHTGNPSETSEENKEKYFCGWCASGLRDVVKQIEWIRKKDDDEGQYRGTVGQALINIKGDKGTGSAVPYSSAGATTSNLSRLTKNCQYLSPLTGELYTAVSATFGGTYLSWVLYLSDALHSGLESLSEAFLQIECNACKGQCDPNRCKKGEHGQGSGQCGCQSVVSCTGVLPVLYRHGLSYCDVEALHYSKGEFY, from the exons ATGTTCAGG ctggcacaggtactcagtgcactcgttgggtggagtaagatagagaaGTGTTGGGGCAGTGGTAGCAGTGACAAGTGCAAGGGGACTAATGGCAAAGGGAATCAACATGGCAAAAATGAGTGCGAGTATCTCAAGGATATAGAGGCGAAGAACAAGTGTGACAAATGTGAATGCATGAAATGGGACGTGGCCAAGGCGGATGATGAAAAGAATGGACACCACCTGGGCAGGGGGTGCAAGAAATGTGCCTCTGATGAGGAGGCGAAGAAGGCGTGTGAGTGTGGTACTGGTGGCTGTAGTGCTGGCGAGGAGTGTAAATGCGCTAAAgaaggcaaatgctgcaagtgttgttgtacgaGTTGTGATGGGTGTAAGGAAAACGCAAAGTGTAGCTGTATCGAAAATGGGAAGAATAGTCTTAGAATTCGTGAACACAAAGACAGCTATAGGTCAGCATACGAGGTAGAACTAGTTTACGAATGGAATATTGGTAAAGAATACCTAGTATGGCCAAAATGGTCCGATAGAAAAACTAGTAAAAAGCGAGCGGTGGCTGCACGTAACTTACTaggctcagtatgtctcatctggagtggcattacatatatgtattggacaggcAAGTACCATAAAAGTAGCCCAcggtggaacaaccacattTTAAACGgcagtggtctagatgatggtacactaTCCCAGTGgttacaggccctagggtttcctaaggatatgttgaataaccATGGGCCACAGAATAGACTTGACaaggtcatatgggatgggaTTATGgataagttatatttgggattcccggaTACTGGTAAGTGGAGTGCCGAAAGAGTCCATGGCAATGACACTGATGCtaatacattcagacaaccagctggtatgaactatgctggatatatacataccgtagacAGGGGTGCATTTTGCAAGGATGGTACTGTCTTCAAGAATGGCAGCTCTAGTACTAGTGAAGAAAACACCAACAAATGTGGTGCcctcttcaagctctatattctatcatgtgcctactttacCGGGTTACAGAACAAAGCTCCGCCGAAGGCGGAAAATAAAACTCCCAAGACCATTcgggagatcctatactggcttagtgcattgccctatagtcaggcatatAAACAGATACTGGAGCATTCCAAGGaagtattgaagaaggtagcaCCAATGGTTGGCGAGAAAAAACAGCTTTCCTTTCACCAAACAGGCCGTTCAGCTCCAATTACCGTccatgaatacaacctgtttgcccacttccaagcagtgacccagtactgcccactggtactcataggtatccaaggaggattacacagtgccactaaaggCACCAAAGAACCTGCCATCCACTCCCTCTATGCTAACACTGAATGTAGattcacctatcccactgtgtccatccaagcatacaaccaggtggtccactacattagggctctgttctatcagttgtacttccttaggaagcagtgtgcTGTGAAAGTTGCTCTAGGAGGTAAATGGCGggagtgtaggtatggcagTGGAGTGCTTGGGAAGGATGTagttagctggatgtgcctggggtgtaaccccatggaacatgataggaaaagTAGGGTTGAAGGATTAAAGAAGGGATTGGAAACGGTGCTCAATGGGAAACTTTCAGAGCTTCCAAAGGCCCTAAAGAAAGTACTTCagaagattggtgatgtagtggtacaattgggtaatgcccaggaggcattggaagggaagaagaaggaggCGATAGGGAAGGTGAAGGTGGCACTGGAGAAGGCTAAGCAGAAACTGGAGGAGGCTAAGACGGGACTAGATACGGTGAATGGGAATGGTGGGCTGACTGGGAAACTAGATGAGGCTAAGGAGAAACTAGGGGAGCTGACGAAGAGTGGTAGTGGACTGATAGATTCAGTAACTGGGGGTGAGGGACTAGAGAAGGCCACGAGTAAGGGTGAATATGATCCTGGTAAGAACAAGATCAGTGAGGCTATCAATGGAGTACGTGAGGCATTGGAGGCATTACAAAAGGAAATCCAGGCGCTGAAAAAGAAAGAGGTGGAAGATGACAAGTTTGCACTAGATACAGTTTTGGATCCATATGTATCCGATATTAAATTAGAAGACATAATTCAGCAGGCGATATCCCACGAGTACACCACACTACTCAATGCCATCAAAAAGCTCATATCCCTATGCACCTCTCCCAAATGCACTCCATGTGAATCACACTCTACCAAATGTGGCCAACAGCCACAGTCCAAGATCTGTGACAAATGTCACCAACAGTACATGGACGGCttcccctcccccctccaggcattcctggaAGACAGGTTACCAGGCTTTAGTTGTAAAGAAATACCAGAAGACGACAAGCCAGAGTACCCAcccgctgcatcccacttgggacactgtaatggctcAGGTCAGTGCTGCCCCTTGCCCATGGGCTTCAGAGGGCAATTCCACAAGGGCAGCACCAGTGATTTTACCGGAGcacgcctttatggcatactatacttcttcagtaatgagaacatgatgcagtcgtgtgtttatacactagtgagagTCACtgcagcactcagtgctaccacaccacaggtactaggtgatgtctttgggttctttaggggtggtgtaggaaaCAATGAGGAAGGGATGCCACAGAAGGGAGATGTTGAAAAGAAGTGTGAACACACAGGGAATCCCAGTGAGACATCTGAGGAGAACAAGGAGAaatacttttgcggctggtgtgcctctgggttacgggatgTAGTAAAACAAATAGAGTGGATAAGAAAGAAGGACGATGATGAAGGGCAGTATAGAGGCACAGTAGGACAAGCActgataaatattaaagGGGACAAAGGCACTGGTAGTGCCGTTCCATATTCCAGTGCCGGTGCCACCACTAGTAACCTCTCACGACTCACtaagaactgccagtacctctcccccctaaccggtgaactctataccgcagtgagtgccactttcggtggaacatacctctcatgggtactgtacctatcagatgcacttcattcaggactagagtcactcTCTGAGGCATTCCTTCAGATTGAATGCAATGCGTGTAAAGGACAATGCGACCCCAATAGGTGCAAGAAGGGTGAGCACGGACAGGGAAGCGGTCAATGTGGATGCCAGTCggtcgtatcatgtaccggggtactaccggtgttgtataGGCATGGGTTGAGTTATTGTGATGTAGAAGCGTTGCATTACAGTAAGGGTGAGTTTTACTAG
- a CDS encoding variant erythrocyte surface antigen-1 beta subunit, protein MFVKVSYKFSSTFAGSLCTEVIGTLIDQLALGLQKWVGWEKDKEVCCLKGDNGIGKKCGTGTGCCGGPIGGSHECKQCGTGATANAGKKCYQSAYNKTDALWTTIVNGPTGAGGSGSAGSAVGGKGGSGVAGIPADPVKAAQEVHLLARIFLGSVCLIWSGLSQLGFLTGKNGDRWSKEANLHEVDKGLGSFMAAMGYDLDRLNQESATGKYSLR, encoded by the exons ATGTttgtaaaagtttcatacAAGTTTAgcagcacttttgctggaAGCTTA TgtaccgaggtcatagggacactgatagaccagttggcactgggactacagaagtgggttgggtgggAGAAAGACAAGGAAGTctgttgtcttaaggggGATAATGGAATAGGAAAGAAGTGTGGTACTGGCACGGGCTGCTGTGGCGGTCCTATTGGTGGTAGTCATGAATGCAAGCAGTGTGGTACTGGTGCCACAGCTAACGCTGGCAAAAAATGCTACCAGTCGGCATATAACAAGACGGATGCCCTATGGACTACCATAGTCAATGGTCCCACTG GTGCCGGAGGAAGTGGAAGTGCTGGTAGTGCAGTAGGTGGTAaaggtggtagtggtgTAGCTGGCATCCCTGCAGACCCAGTGAAGGCCGCACAGG aggtccacctcctggcccgtattttcctagggtcggtatgtctcatctggagtggactcagtcagttggggttcctaacagGGAAGAATGGTGATAGGTGGAGCAAGGAAGCTAATCTACATGAGGTGGACAAgggtctcggctcattcatggcggccatgggctatgacctggataggttgaatcaggAAAGTGCTACAGGTAAGTACTCCCTAAGGTAG
- a CDS encoding SmORF protein (Small Open Reading Frame (SmORF)) yields the protein MVAFNMLWKLCALVALGLSATATSTEVAQEQPTQEGLDIGIPGKEYEQATELVKVPEQDNTDSEKEIATDEPPKYSVEWYLLPKPENRKQLCHDLPWYLFRLVPKNCKKPISTALMNQIRWYFSRRDLQWFLLPKQENRTALRKLLPIDVAAVIPEDCRKAIPSVYEKYIWTYFSLSAVEWLLESKPENRSLLIKSLPSDLAKGVPEDVNKPIDPAVEERIREYFAFTMPGLR from the coding sequence ATGGTAGCCttcaacatgttatggaagctcTGTGCATTGGTGGCCTTAGGGCTGTCTGCCACTGCCACATCTACTGAGGTAGCCCAGGAGCAACCCACGCAAGAAGGATTAGACATCGGAATCCCTGGTAAGGAATACGAACAGGCCACTGAACTTGTAAAAGTACCGGAGCAAGATAATACCGACAGTGAAAAGGAGATTGCGACAGATGAACCACCCAAATACTCTGtggaatggtatctgttacccaaGCCGGAAAACAGAAAACAGCTTTGTCACGACTTGCCATGGTATTTGTTTCGTTTGGTACCAAAGAACTGCAAAAAGCCCATATCGACTGCATTAATGAACCAAATTCGGTGGTATTTTTCACGGCGTGACCTTCAATGGTTTTTGTTACCCAAACAAGAAAACAGAACTGCCCTACGTAAGTTGTTACCAATCGACGTGGCTGCAGTAATTCCAGAAGATTGCCGTAAGGCAATACCGTCCGTATATGAAAAGTATATTTGGACGTATTTCTCATTGTCTGCCGTTGAATGGCTTCTGGAATCCAAGCCGGAAAATAGATCTCTTCTAATTAAGTCGTTACCAAGCGATCTGGCCAAAGGTGTTCCCGAAGATGTCAACAAACCAATAGATCCTGCAGTGGAAGAACGTATTAGGGAGTATTTCGCATTTACTATGCCAGGTTTGAGGTGA
- a CDS encoding putative integral membrane protein, with amino-acid sequence MLVYPVLLVALGALWPLDWTPTKLDSLSSVTGHYHGTTWAMAEKVTGGDDPGEEVVVVEGTTSDEVGKNKESQKGWKEKLSEWSAGYIILDKDGKWKWDMNPFIVVVIVAIGLMTGVGPVAIVVIVVVYFIVSICKWIINPKSWFGSSGSSLKKLNAKNVD; translated from the coding sequence ATGTTGGTCTACCCAGTCCTGTTGGTAGCCCTCGGTgccctatggccactggactggacaccTACTAAACTGGACTCACTGAGCTCAGTGACTGGCCACTACCACGGTACCACATGGGCCATGGCAGAGAAGGTGACTGGAGGTGATGATCCTGGtgaggaagtagtggtagtggaaggTACTACTAGTGATGAAGTGGGAAAGAACAAGGAGAGTCAGAAGGGGTGGAAAGAGAAATTAAGTGAATGGTCTGCTGGTTATATTATACTGGACAAGGATGGAAAATGGAAGTGGGATATGAATCCATTTATAGTAGTGGTTATCGTTGCAATTGGATTGATGACCGGGGTGGGACCAGTGGCGATCGTGGTAATAGTGGTAGTGTACTTCATTGTTTCTATTTGTAAGTGGATAATAAATCCTAAGTCCTGGTTTGGGAGCTCTGGCAGCTCTTTGAAGAAGTTGAATGCTAAAAATGTGGATTAA